The Coffea arabica cultivar ET-39 chromosome 2c, Coffea Arabica ET-39 HiFi, whole genome shotgun sequence genome includes the window ATTGCTATTCTAAAaagtttttattaaaaaaatttatattgaaATATAGTGATTTAATATATGTAAGAATCAAATTCAGCTTCGTATATGAATCAAATTCATTTGTAGCCCAAGAAGTTTATGCTTCTAGCTAGGACAAAATGTTTCACAATTCTTGAATCCTTTTTCGGCATTAATGGCTCGTAGTTATCATGAAATTGGAGCTAGGCATTATGTTTTCAAAAACTGTTATCCTGTTTGGATTGCAGTTCTTTAGAGCGTTTATTGTTTTGACAggttttataaaaaatatctatatatatatatatattctgtaaatatatcaaaattttttccgAAGAACACTCAATAAAACTTTTCCCCAAAAGCTGCAATTCAATTGGGAGCGTGAGAATTCCATGCATTAAAGGAACGTTCTGCAGACCAGAAGAAGACATTCTTATTAATATTTcactttttattttggaggcTGAAAAACGCAAATACTCCTGTAGAGTAGTACTTAAGTGGCAAAAATTTCAAATCAGTTGAGTGaccccccaaaaataataataataataataataagggtcaaatgcaaaaaatcccCCACAAACTATATACCCAGTCGTAGTTTACCCCATAAACTATAATAATAGGCAATTTGCCCCGTTAAATGATATGTTTGGACAACACTACCCCTACTATCTTaaatccttcttcttttttttttttctctattagattttttcattttttccttttatttattttctccaTCTCTCGTGGAACTAACCAACGTCTCTCTCTAATGTGAAAAAACTTAcatcaaaaattttaatattttttaaactgcttttttaatttgtttatttgttaaattcattcttaataaTTTGTCATAAACTCTTTATTATTACAAAATATATGAAGCTTATATTGTAAAGTGTATTAATCTAGTAATTCAACAATTTAAGTACCTATAAACTAATTAGGAGTTCACAGTTACTCAACTACTTATAATAAAAGTAACATAttatatatcacataaaaaagaaaagttagcaATTGTTATTtgtagtaaaataaaaaataagaataaacaacaatagtagttcattttttttttgttattgatgctactaataattgattaatcaatttctCTATTTTGTTGTTATATATTTGAAAAGTTCATTTTCTTAAATGACATTGACTTCAACATTTGGACAAAAAATCTTGTAttccatatatttttttttataaaatattgacatacaaaattaagaaataaacaaattttgACTAATCTAGTCTACTTATTTAAACAatgtttaaagaaaaaaaggaagaatttaaaaataaaatgatagggaaaaaagaaaaataataatgcttaaaataaaagggatagATTTGCCCAAACATATTATTCAAGGAGGCAAAATGCCTATTATTATAGTTTATGGGGTAAACTACAATTGGGTATTTAGTTTGTGGAGTTTTTTACATTTAACCCTAATAATAATTCAAGAGATGCAAGGAGAACGATCTGGAATTAAAAGCAAAACACGTGTCATCTCCTGTTTGGTCCCGATAGCCGAGCACCACTATATATATATGCCTTAGGCCGAGGTTCTGAATTCTAGTCTGCTCCCTCCCTTTCTATCTTTGGATCCATCTCAATTGTATACAAATCGCCTGAAGGTGAATGAAATtctcttcttattttatttaattttagctcttcttcttcttcatttatttttattagctTTCTGCTTCGTTTTGGACATAGTTATGGCAATGATCGTGTGATTGAACTTTCTTTTAATAGCTACGGAATTGAGCTGTTTGCATGCTTAATTTGGTtcagttcttcttcttcttctgctctctctctgtctctctctctttccgGTTTATTCGTGAATGCATGGTATCCTGTTATTTGTGAACTGTTATTCATATCTCTCGATTTATATGTACCCGGTCATCTTCAATATCTTGCAGTTCCTTGGATAATAACTGTGTGTATGTCTCAAGTCATAATTTCTGTCAATTTAGTTGGAAGAAACTGAGTAGTGGAAATCAGGAGTTTTGATGATTTCTTCATTTTGGGGAGCTTaattgatctttttttttttttgcgttttTCGATCGTGCAGGAGCGTAATGTCGGGTATATTTGGAGGGAGAGACCCTTTTGATGACCCCTTCTTTACTCGCCCTTTAGGTGGCTTATTTGGGTCCAAAATGTCTGCTTCGGCTGCTCCTTCTGGTGATCCAGTGCACAGCAATAGGTTGAAGGCACCGATTATTGAGGAGCTAGATATTGAGGATGATAATATATCTGGAGGAGAGGAGGATCCAGGGACTGCATCTGCTAATCAAAATCCATTTGTTGAGCACCCTGAGGACCAAATTGATGGTAAAGTTAAAGCCCCTTCACCCAATGATTCTGAATTAGTTTAACGGATATTATTTGTCTGTAATCATTTCGATTTGTTGCTATGATTACTGTGGAGGTGTTGCAGATCATCATAAGAGCAAAACTAATAGCAAGAATAAAGAACTAGTATATAGGTCCGATCGTAATAAGGTGGGAGGAGAACGACCCCAAAAAGGAAGTGTCAGCTTCCAGAAAGTCACTTATGGAGGCATAAATGGGGCTTACTACACTGCTTCAACAACCCGAAGAACAGGAAATGATGGAGTAAGTAAACTGCCCTATGCCTTCTCATTTCTACACTTCTTCTTCATCAGAACTTTTGGCAGTTGAGATTTGTTCTGGGTTCTGTAGAAGATCTCATATTAAGGGTTCATTTGGCAATCAGGTGGTGTTGGAAGACAGAAAAGAAGCTGATAGTACTACTGGTCAAGCAACCCATCGTATCTCTAAAGGGATCCATGACAAGGTAATGTTATTTTGATGTTCCGACTGATAGTCTTGCAGTTCTTGAAGGAAGATAAGTTTTTGGTCTCGTGGATTACTTATTGTATTACTTGTCAGAGAGCCGGTTAAATAATAGGGTTATAGGTAATAATGAAGCAATAGTTCTGGAATTGATCATGAAGACTATGACGACAATCCATGTCACATACAGATCATATCTTTTGAGCGTTTTTTATATTTGTTGATGCTCAGTGGCTGCATCAAGTGGCTTGTTTATGACTCTAAGGAAAAGTAATTGAATAGCACTATAGCTTCTTTCATGGTACAGGATGAGTCTTAAGTGTTGTTTTTACTATTTTGACTTGCTTTTGTTTCTGCGATTTCATTACTTGTTAAGTTAGTCAGATATCTGTTGTTGTTCTCGACTAGTAGATACATATATGATGCTTACAAATATGACAATGGCAGGTTAAGAGTTATCTGCTTCTAGGTTGATTTCATAgttcatttttcttataaacTGTACAATATGTGACTGAGAATTAGTGTGGAAATTGAAGTGTTTTGTCACActtttttagggtcactcaGTGACAAGGCAGCTTAATGCTGATGGTGAGGTGGACACAATGCAAACTTTGCATAATTTAGATGAAGGTTTGTTTTCCTGTATATGTTTGCTCTTCATGTCTATACTTCATCATGCTTGTTGGTTGAGGATCTGTACGCTTCCAATCCCTCTCAGATGAATTAGCGGGTTTCGATCAAAGTTGGAGAGGTAGTGCTGATATGCATTTACCAGGATGGGATATGCCATTGGACTTTCATTCAAAGCCTGGTGAGTGATGCACATTATTTGACCTGTTCAGGGCAAGGACTATTCCCATGTATTGTCTCTTTTGCTGCATATAATCAGTTAAAAGGAGAAAACTATAGATGCATCACTATGTCTGGGTGAAAGATTTGTAACACCGTGTGAGTGCTGTTTTTTTGTTGCTGTGCATGCTCGAATCATGCAGGTATTGGTGGCAGCCGGCTTACCTCCTGGAGTGGCTGGGGTCAACCAATTTGGCAGCAGCTCGGTAGAGATGCTAGTTTGAGACCTGGTGCTCAAGCTGATTCAGCTAGAGGAAGACCTAAAAAGACAGTTTCAATTCCAATAGAGTAGATGTGTTGATAATTGGATTTGAGAATTTTGAGTAGTTGGACGGCAAGACGTGGTGCCAATGGGATCATGCCTTCTCTATTGGCCTGTAAGAGTTATAAAAGCTGAGCCAACCCATGCAACGTTTTCTGAATTACAGCCCGTAAGTTATTTGCTTTGAAGAGTGGGGTTCTGATGCCCAACTGATTGCTTGAATAATCTTGTTTGCTTTGAGCTATAGTAGCAGATCAAGTGGGAAGTTGGTTTGTTTTTTGGTCTGTGGTCTATGTAAATAGGCAGTGTATTGTCGATGCTTCTTTCACTGAACGTCAATTTTATCATACTCTGGCATGAAATATCAGGGTTTCCTCAAGTACGGCTATTTAGTACTTGCGCCCTAATTAGTATTAGTCAAGACTCGAGAGAGAGGTTTGGCTATTATGGTAATTGCCGATTGGGAAAAGTGAAGGCAAACACGGTAACGTTCATTCTGGCAATTCTTTCCATATAATTTGATAGAATGCCTATAAAAAGAGCCCAAAGGGCCTAAAGATCGATGCGGGTGGCCATTGTTGCTCAACtcttatttcttttccttttctttttacaaAGTACAAATTATAAACAACAGATTCAAgtgtgaagaaaaaaaaaactactgcCATCCATTCGAAAGGGTTGGCGAAAGCAAACAGGAGGATTCAAGAAACCTCGAATCGAACTCTGAACTAGGATTGGAACTAATTGAAGATGCTGTGCCCACGACAACACGATCAAGCAAACCAGAGAAGCGAGAAGCACATAATGGCCATGCAGTCTGCAGCACATCTGGAGAGAGGGAAGTAGATGCTTAGACTGGCTAGCCAAAGAAGCAGCTCAACACCGAGCACTCCAGGGTCCAATGGATGCACCATCACTTAAGAGCTGTTAATCGAACCGGGTAACtcacgagtcgagctcgatttGGCTCGCACTCGACTTGGCTCGTATTTCTCAGTAAACGAGTCGGGTTTGAGTTCTACCTGTACTCGTTTATGAATCGAGACAAGTCGAACTCGGCTCAGGAACTATTCGATAGGCTAGCAATACAAGGGAAGTAGTGATTGCTgtcctaatttttcttttctcttcccttttccATAGCTCGCTAAAGCTTGTTAAACTTGGCTCGTTAAACTCGGCTCGATTTTCAAACTCAAGTTCGAGCTTGAAGCTGAGTTTGGCAAGTCGATTTCAAATGGCTTTTGAAATTCGAATTACTAATCGAGCAAGTTCGAGTTAATTTGATAAATGTTTGAGTCGAGTGCTCACTCAATAGATGTTTGAGTCGAGTTCGATCAGCAGGTGTTCGAGCTCGCCTCATCTCGATTAACAGCTTCCACCAGTAGCTTTTAGATAGCTTTTAGCCCCTTCTctgtatccaaaaaaaaaaaaaaaaaaccactcaTTCTTGGGAAAAGGTCTTACTGTTCACATTTTAAAACTAACGGGACAAAAATGTATAGCATGTTCGGATTGAATTGTAAGTAAGAAATTCAAAACttcttagaaaaataaaattaagaaaaagggTGTTGCCTTGATAACGCTATGTAACTTTGCACATGAGCTCGTATTCAATATTACATCTGCatacaaacaaaagaaaattatatatatactaCATCTCCAtcataaaaattgaaaaaataatttaccATAAGTATGTGTTCATGAGGTGTTGCACCATCGCAGTGCACCCCCTTCATCATAGGTTGTGGGCTGACACTTCATATTCAGCTAACTTCGTGCATTGAATTTTCACGTACGTTAAATGCCTTCCTTGGAAGGGGGTGAAGTATTTTCAGTTTGGTTTGTTGAACTGAAAAAAATAATACATAAATAACCTTTAAATTAATCAATGTCTTTATATAAATACCATGTTGAAAGtaaatccctttttttttcccaaaaacttATTGTTTATTTTCTAATACAAATTTATTACTGTTTATATCCTTTCTTATTTTACTACATGATTTAACTAGACCAATAAAAATACTTCTCACGTTTGATTGTTTTAAAATAATTCTTGTAGGAAAGGAGTTCTCTTCAAATTTCAATTACCATTTGTGAGATAAGAATGGTGATTAAAGTGAGCTTTTTCTTTGTAATCCAAGCAAGGTGTTTATTTACATATTGTGATACCTACTGGATATGTTAGCACacttaaattatatatttaattttttatgtacacacacacacacacatatatatatatatatatatatatattcatatttttatattcttgtatttatatatttttcaaatgaaCTTCACTTTTGTGAAAAAATTAACACAAGATATTTCTTGTTAAGGAGTTCCACTAGGCACTCCATAGTCAAGcccattaataataataataataatgaaaaagaAGGGTAACACACAGGTttgcctcaagagttgccgACCTTTGGGGTTAAATATAGGATTAGGTTTAATTaactaacttcaaaagttttgaaaaaaaaaatttcggtcCAAATCCAAGAAACAAATTGTTCTCTCCGAATCAATAAATGGCATGGAGTTTCATAAAATTTGCCACTTAACACATAAATGAAGTCCTTTTTTAACTCTTGGCATCATCTGACACTAACGGTTCATTGAGTAAAATTAATCCTTCAACGGTGATAGTGAGTGACAGTGTCGATATGTAGACGACCAATGCTTCCGGAACCACTCGGCCACACATTTATAGTATAATTGAGGAGGTGATTTTTAGTTGGTAACTAGACCGACCTGGATCAGTCCTCTCTGAGATGAAGTGAGGTGAACTCCTGTGTTCGAAGTGAACCTCCTCGTCCGAAGTGTgtggcggggcttctcccctgatatcactccgacgatcaagttagtatgagaaccAGAATAATGAGAATGAGTTAATGAACAGTGTAtgcttacttgttgggagtgtgtctggggtatttatagaagagaGGTGGTCAAGACGGAAGGCTCATGCTAGCGGGACCCACTCTCTGGCATTACGGCTCTGTCTCCTGTCAGGAGgtctgactctgacactgtagccgcctgggagtgatgacggaGGATATGGTGCAGGTGCCATTAAGTGCctccagtgcttttcagataaagtgCTGGTCCTGGATGATGTCAGGTGGGttgacatcatcagcgtgcagcTGAGGCGGGGGTGCCGAGGTCGGCTACACAGTATGCTATGGAAACGGCCGAGCCCGAGCTCAGGGATGATGTCCGGGACACGGATGAACTCCGATGAGGGACGAGGTGAGTCCACCTCGGCCACTCGGGatggccgaggtgagcatcctcaATAAGCCCCCCAAGCCTCGGATGCTCCGAGCAAGGGAGGTGCCGAGGCTTCCTAGTGCTGAAGTCATGAAGAGTCGAGGCTCCGAAACCGCTCCGGAAGATGCGGGGACTCGACACGTGGACGAGTCAGTTGATAGGACGTGGTCACTGATAACCGTCGCGTCGTGAAGTAGTGGGACGTTTCGTGCAGAAGGTGTCAGTCGAAAGGACGGGGCATTAATGAGGAGAGAGGGAGGCGTGACGTTTTGAATTCGATCGTGATCGTCTTTTCGTATTCTTGCCGCCTCTTCGGATTCTGGCTCtcctctataaataggtggTCCCTTTCACCGCATGGCCCATCACTTTCTTTCTTCGCTTGTGACTTGCAAAATTTGTGAGCGTAGCCGAGATCAATCCTGCCAGCCGAGATCACAGCCGAAGTCGTCCACTTCGTCCAGTTCGGTATACAATAGTAAGTatccctttttcttcttgtcttgTCTTTCACATATGGCCAAAACGGCTAAAACCCACAAAGAAACCGTGACCCCGAGCTACCAGACCGAGGTGAGGGCGGATTCTGAGGAAGAAGCGACGACGTCCAGTTCGGAGGGGTCGGCACAGGGTTCCGAGGAAGGATCGACCGAAGTGAGAGTCGGCGAGGCAGGCTCGGGATTGGAATCGTCCGAGATGAGCGAGGGTGGTTCCGAGGTCGAGTACAATACCGAGTTCGGGACCGAGATACCCCATGACGAGGGCGTGCCGGAGCCAGTTGCTCCAGTGGACGTAGCCAACATCAATTTCGGCCAGATGCCGAAGTTTAGGAGTCGAGTGGGAAGGGATAGGGCCGAGAAGGTGGTAGACAAGTACCCCTTCCGGCCGTGGTATGAAGTTTTGCCGCCCGAGGTGGATGACACAGCCGCGGAACCCCCCTTTGGCATGGTGGCCGTCTACATTCAACAGCTGGAGGCCGGGCTGAGGATGCCGACGTCGAGGTTCCTCCGGGACTTACTTCGTCACTTCCAGGTGAGAATCACCCAGCTCACCCCGAATGCGATCCGCATCATTGTGGGGTTTGAGATGCTGTGCCGACATCAGGAG containing:
- the LOC113726763 gene encoding uncharacterized protein is translated as MSGIFGGRDPFDDPFFTRPLGGLFGSKMSASAAPSGDPVHSNRLKAPIIEELDIEDDNISGGEEDPGTASANQNPFVEHPEDQIDDHHKSKTNSKNKELVYRSDRNKVGGERPQKGSVSFQKVTYGGINGAYYTASTTRRTGNDGVVLEDRKEADSTTGQATHRISKGIHDKGHSVTRQLNADGEVDTMQTLHNLDEDELAGFDQSWRGSADMHLPGWDMPLDFHSKPGIGGSRLTSWSGWGQPIWQQLGRDASLRPGAQADSARGRPKKTVSIPIE